The sequence below is a genomic window from Glandiceps talaboti chromosome 14, keGlaTala1.1, whole genome shotgun sequence.
AGCATTTGCAATCTGAGACGAAATCTCCTGTAATAATGATTTAAAATAGATTTAATTGACCttaaacatatacatacttaATACAAGATTATATAAGCTCTCATTTATATTAACGTCCAGGTCCTATTGCAAATATATCAGTGAAGAAAATAGGATATAGAGGCACAGTAATACTTGGAGGTCTAGTGTCTTCTATTGGATTTCTACTGACTGCATTTGCACCAAGTCTTGAGTTTATCTACTTCAGTTTTGGAGGATTGGTAGGTGAGTGTTGAGTTTATGTAATCATACTTATTTACGTTATTCACGATCGGTTGAAAtagatttaattaaaaaatgtaaaattattccTCCActcaatatacaaatatttgttgtcTTTAACTCCTGTCCCGCAGTTGTCGcatacaaattatttcattgGTTCATTATAGATTTATATTGTTTCAATATATAGGATGTGGTTATGGTCTTATTTTGTCGCCACAACTTGGAATAATTGCTGTCTACATGAAGAAGCGATATGCCACAGCTAATGCCTTGGCCGTGTCTGGTTCTGGTACAGGAAGTTTCATATTCGGTCCACTATGGCAACTACTGATTGATATGTATGGATGGAGAGGAAGCTTTATCGTATTTGCTGCCGTTAACGCCAACTTGTGTGTATGCGGAGCATTCTTCAGACCACTCGATATCCAAACGGATAAAAGAAGCTTTGAGATGACAGTACACCAAAGTGTCGACGAAAACTTGCCTGATGCAACTAGTACTGAGACACAAAATAACTCTGATGATGAAACGTCTGCTTTGCGAAAGGTTATTGAAGTCTGTGATTGTGGTCTTTTCAGCCGATACCCAACTTTTACACTAATAACAGTTGCCTATCTGCTTGGGATTGGAGTGGCTTTTATTGGGGCGCCAGCACACATGATTGCTCGTGCAAAATCACAGAGTCTTGCTTCTGCAGGTGAAATTGCCTTAATTTTATCCGTTATGGGCGCTTTGGGGCTGATGGGGAGGTTAGTTCCACCTGTTGTTTTACATTTGTTTGGTCCGTCACTAACAAGTTTAAGACTTTGTGGCATGGCATTTGCCTTCACAGGAATAACACATCTACTGAGCCCTTTAGCTGACTCGTACGTCACGTACTGTACCTACGCCGCCTTGATTGGACTATTCTCGGGCACATTCTTCACCTCATTTTCAAACGCAGTCAAAGATGTTGTTGGTTCCAGTAATTTGACAGCAGGCATGGCTTTAGCTACTCCTGTAGCCAGTGTTGGAGCATTGATCGGCCCACCAATATCTGGTACGTAATAATGCATTACATTTATTAACCGCAAATGAAATAATGTCTTATGATCAAATAAATAACAGGTCACAACTTCTTTTTCTGCACTGTATGTTTTGGTAGTTGCTATTTCCATTGTGTAAAGTTTGTTGCCAAAAAAACTTAATACAAAATTATCTGAATTAAAAGTCTTGTTGGGTATCGAATTGAATGTTTACTGTAATTGATCAAAATCGTGACCAACATCTGTGAATATTATAAATAGGAACATGGTGATTACCACTGCAGTGCTATAATAATAACATGACGCATCTACTTGTCATACTTCGCCTTTGAACAAaccacagcccccccccccccgaaagtACTGTTGATGAACAATAGTTCATAAATCAAGTAGTTTCGATGCCACTGTTGTTCATATTTTGAATCGAAGCATAATTTATAATGCTGCAGTGTCTTCACGCTTCCAAAAGGTTAAAAACTGTCATTGTCCAGAAACAAATTAACCAATCACAGTTTTCCTTTTATGCTCGATTTCCACACATGGCTGACTCTGAGATAGTCTAGCTGCTAAATCTTTGGGCTTTCTTCCAATACGATACGACAAGAGACCGAAGGTCGAGGTCTTAATCGGTTGCAATTGCTTATCGTATCAGAAGAAGGCACGAACAGGAAGGTTTAGCTGCAAGTCTAACTCTGCCACTGCAATTAACGGAGCAGTTGAGAAGGGTTCAGACGTTATAGCTTTATCAAGACATTGACGCATCCTCAAAAAGTAAGAAGGCGCTGTTTAGGCAATGCAGGAGTGTCACGGTATTAGCATTGGTAGTCTTACAAATGACAAGTATAACAAGGCGTCCAATTGGGTATTCAGTCGTCGATGACAGCCAGGTTAATCATGTTGAGGGAGGGCTTTATAAGCTGTGATTTTAAGGCAGTGAAATATGTAAAAACCCTTTGACAATCAACATATTTTAACCCCACTCATTGATCATTTCCCCTACAGGTTGGATATATGACAGCACCAATGATTACAACAATTCCTTCTATTTCTATGGTTCTTGTTCGGCGGTTACTGGCCTCACAGTGCTCTTATTAGAATCACCTTTACAAAGATGTAAAGTGAAAACGGGTTCAGGAAGTGAGGGCAATGTTGAGACGGAAGATGGTTGTGTCAACCCAGTGGCAGTTCGTATCGAAGAAATATAGTACATGGACACACACacttgtgtgtctgtgtgtgtgtgtgtgtgtgtgtgtgtgtgtgtgtgtgtgtgtgtgtgtgtgtgtgtgtgtatgtatgtatgtatgtatgtatgtatgtatgtatcgcaTGTTACCATGGTCAAAATCTCATCAGACATTCTTAAAATCTACGACCAAAGATAATCTCAAACTGCTTATTATAGCTTGTCCCCCAtccatatatgaaaatgtccatATACACTGTCGTAAATCCGAAGTGTTTaacttttcagtgtttttttacTCCAGGTctgaactgttacatgtaatataattatgtgccATCTGCCTTTGGTTGACCCTCTGTACTTATCGACTTTTACTTTAGTGTGTTAAATTTATGTTAGCGGTACCATTGCCTTGGGTTTTGTGTATCTACATCTAAAAagtacagtgaaaaaaaaactaactaactaactaactaactaactaactaactacctacctacctacctacctacctacctacctacctatctatctatctatctatctatctatctatctaggaTAGCCCGGTAGATGTAAGGTGTAACATGCATTTATTGTCTATACTTTTTCTTTGCCGTTTATTGTCAAAGCCATACAATGTCATCTGTCTGGCAACACTTTGTCACAGCTGAGCATTTTTACATGTCGGGCTGTTCTTTCTAGTGTCAACAATACTCCcataaaaaatgtaataaaaacaatatatgttgaaaataaactTACTTGGGCCTATGTGTGGTTCaaaattacgctcaattttacaTGGGGgaaggtagattttattttatttttttcaagtatgagTGTCgtgttcaggtagttatgttatCCACTGTTTTCCATAATGGTCTCGGTCTTTCAAGAGCATATTCTTAATGTATACCCTTATTGCCAAACGTTATTAACTAAGCAAGTGACTCATTTAGTATATGATGTTTTACGATTAACCATTGAGTTCTTACAAAGAACACAAGGATGTGTAGAATTGATGCAGAAGTTTTTGagatatgacatacatacatacatacatacatacatacatacatacatagacagacagacagacagacagacatacagacagacagacagacagacagacagacagacagacagacagacagacagacagacactgactgGTAGACGTGTTGTTATAGTGACTTCCAGTGCAGTGAACATTTGCTTGTTATCTAAATAAATAGTGAAGGTTGGGCTTTACCCTTGGAGAGTCTTCTttcttttaaaaacaacaaaaacatgttCCTTTAACTGAAAGTAGTTGAATGTAATGTGTTGATTTCTTATAGATATCCTTACCCGATAAAATCCCAAAACTGAAGTATACGAACCCAAGACTTAGTAGTGCAAAAGCGGTCAGTAGAATCCAATACAAGAAACTAGACCTCGAAGCATTACTGTGCCTCAATATCCTATTTTCGGAAGGGGCAAgaaaatagttcaatgtaggatacaAAAAAATCTTATACTTTTGGCATCAGACCCCaaccccttctaactaaatagGCCAAAAtctgaaaattgcttcaaaccacagagtgaatttcaaatcagtatgtagtagtatgtagtgctatgaatataaagccagtatgtactgtagtattaaaaatattattttgctGGCACATTAGTTTAGTGCCATGTATTtgttacgatccagaaatatcatattcggaattttggcatattttaccTAAATTAACGTTAAATTCACATTTATACTACTTATTCACAAACAGGAGCTAACAACAGCATGATcaaataatatgttgatttatctactaatcctATACTAATTACATTTATCGCTAGATAACAAATGTCcagtgttttgattaaacaacatCGATTAgttcttgtaaacaagataacttgttgattaCTGAATTCAGATTAATACTTAATTTTCCACTGGCGTGATCAACATTTGTCTTATAATTACAcgtgaacaatttacatatggcATGATCTTGAATCTCAATCTTAAATATTCTGGTGGAAAGTTCACTGTGTCTTCTAGAACAATTAATCTAGGTGAAAGATCGTCTTCcataacaaattatatttagaacaaatgacgtcattcagtctatatatgAGAATGTAACTGTGAATACAGTTATTCTGGATTCTGGATTCCGGATTCCTATCCGATTCTTAGATGTTGATTACAACGCAACTGTTGGTGTACggtgtctctctctccctgaGTGTAAGAGCGTATGCGTATGTAACGATACCTGTGTAGCTAATTCCTAACTTTAGTGCGGGGACATATGacagatttttgggtttcgtgtgaaattcatgttaatttttgccaacatatatcaCTGTGTTCCCCATCATttgagcaattaaaaaatatatgttggcaatttttatttcaatattaagggtaatttttgcagcaatttcataaatgatgtaaaatcatggtttttctgtatattgatggcaaattaaagtatgtgaactgtacgattgctttatatctgtataaatgtacttatgggcatcctgTAGACGATAAACTTGTAGACggttgtataattttgcattttaatcacaatattataaattctggcttatttatttgcatatcatttgcatattatgtatgatgcttcaggtttatttgatttcctgtattgtttgatgttgctgattgctattctttcaaaaatgtatgccaaccatgaattatttcagttactatgaatactctggttggtttaggaagccttcagtatttacagggggcggaggaaatcacacatggtctgttaagaaaaacatgaccctcccccattctccattcgtaaaaagtgaccctcccctttgtcccattttgtaaaacatgaccctccccatgacaactgcatatactgaacgttaatcaatattcccactATTAgactatatatgtatacatacacattaaatcattttgacgctgtatatttgtacatatactaccattgcaggagttatatagaaacgcctgtgatcagaacgaaaaaagtctacttcttatcactatcaaactgacaaatattGGTACAAAAGCAACACCGGGCGCGCCCCTCTGTTGTaggttcatgcacatacatgtacttgtctgtggttcacgcgactcttttatcggtttgtctgtgcctgtgaacgtttgtcatgttgtaacataacatttgagtgtaagcttatataatgCAACGTATACGTAATAGTCTGTCTGgtcctaaaaataaactttcattgtatagattatatgttgagttttgggcgaaaaatcgccaacacacatgacaatacaacaaaacatatactagtacacgaCATTCAAATCTGCAATGAATACTTACAACAGATGTGATCGTGGAGTTTGTAGTTTAGCAACTCCGCTTGTGTACGGTCCTTTTCGAAATCTCTTGaactgattttgaaatctaaacgaCAGAAGTCGCTTGTTATCAATTGTTcataaaaatattccttttcagatctggcatctggttttaatatgtatctacacatgtagtattgaatgctgagagtccaagtttaggtctacacaaaatttgaaattttacctcaatattagcatacaagttacataaattggacctcctgcaaatattatatagaaaagaaacatcactcagaaaaacacattttagaaaccttcagaatgtttcacccccacttttgaccaattgagatacattctagagcaatggaaaaagtcaatatggcagctactttagaacgtttttgttatttgttctgtattcaGTTCTCCCTCAatgttctgtagaaatatcatgttaaaaagtaaatgaatcgttgttaaaggcatttcatgagtgctcattaatttcccactttgcaatggtgtcaaaatgagatagacttagtcatcaagttggcatgtgactacttattcccagcaataaaggttatttgtgtatgagaattaccaaaagatgtagaagggtacattccatgttgtttatgttgagaatttgaatgtcagattttattTGAGTAATAAAAAACTTGGAATGATGgctaacaatgcaatacaatttgatttaagatactattttctggtgggttggggttgggtggtacattagaatgtgtctctgctgttactttcaacctttattcatgactgaccaaaaggaagttcgttgcgtaatcgaatgtaagatgccttcacgctgaataactaaactaaatatgaatatattcatatttttcctTTGGAATATTATAaaaagatattcttcagatactgaatttatcatctttattttatactacattgtcctttgttctgttttattttagaatttcgatgaagtaacgtaatcaaatgtaacagcggagaacacatctattcatgttgttcccttgaattgacatgtaactccaaccaaatagctatactagtagaaacgtagacaatgcatacgacataatggcgTGAGTGAGAGACTATacagtagttttgaataaaactaattgggtctattcactcgaatacacaactttgtaacgtaacgattcaattgatgctatatgtttatatcagatgtaaactgaatgtcttcaataaaggcaaaactttagattcctgttccttcacgccttgtcgaaagaaaaattctgcgctaccagaCATAATATTGCATacccattagttactacatcaataaataaaacgtagctttggagcttattgttcatatcctcttctgtaaaagttgagtttggtgtatttttaacCCGCTGTTACTtacactagagtccaccattttagtttaacactatacgaaaagtcatatttgaccatgtctttccaccggggtaaatctttagcagagggtgtgtaaatgtggtgagtgtgagacgaagtgacacctttgacttaattcacccccggtgacctctcccctgggggctgtgAACACTCAAAGGTGTCACTTTGGCtagtactaccccttgacagagatggtagttaggtgggtaaCAGGTATGGTAAatgttgggtaaaggtgggtaaatttgacttttcgtatagtaaacctcaactgaatctcttcttttgtgccagtaaaatcaatttaatactagGACAATaatttgggaaaaaaaataatcaggtctaccactcaagtagttgttttgtcaactatttttgtccttgttaccacgtctactcaaataaaacctacctaagagtacccattcattctcattcaggctaccagcctaccatccacagacaccaccacACGATCTAGGTTAGTGTAATCTGTTCACCTTAAGCTTATGAGATtcgccaagttttattacaaaagggcgatggatatattcacttgtttcaaagatggtagactgtcatttgctagttaaatttcagtaattgtacgtgtattaaTGGCTTACAGCTCGATGTAGTTTTAGTGGAGATTCGACTAACCCTGGGCTTCGCATCACCGTTTCATAGCTGACCCCCACCGGCTACCTGTTccgaatatatgcatgaaccgtttattgtttcgatactgagaggtatgacatgtaaatatatacatgtattagtatacaatgatattttctctattttatcgatTAAGTATTATATCTATTGAGATGAGAAGTGCATAATTTTAATCAGCTCACACATCCATATAACACCAGAGGatgagtgcattcttaagatctagcgtaattacctaaaatcactaattatgcaaataactcattaaaattacaagctatacggtatcatcaaactatatgacacatgcactttgttatcattaatgtatgtactaaattacttcgatttataatcatattttaacattctgaatgacttagaaatggcaagtaaagtcagaactgtttgttttattgaatttgcccaaatttcagcgataaaaaataattttcattcactcATGGTTTTCCTAATCCTGCCATATAGGGCGtcgatttaaatttttttcatctaattgaagacatttagggtcgtttgggtcatgagaaacagaattaaggCTGCCCTTATatatacctaccaattactgttgttatcttttcaatatacataatgttctgactgttgctatggacacggtcttgttgataggcatatttcatacatgttttgatatttttttggcctgactaaccaaaaatgttgttatctttgcaaaatatactggcattgttggctgttgcttaggccatatcaatggaagttgactataatcacatggattcatgggttttcattgcctaaccaatggttaagaatagggtcttggggccacattttatttttagctccctaagactaattttgaagataaaaattgccaacatgtattgttttatatgtggtcctataatgaacgtaaccatatatgtttcataaacttaacatgcatttcacacgaaaacccatatgccccgAGACACGCTCGTAGATCATGGTACCCAAGAAAGACAGTTAGAGTGGAGAATCGTTTACGTTCTGCCGATCTACCCACAACTACCATACTAAGACACTGAAACTTTACATTAAGCTCCCCTAGAACGTAACCCATTTACTATAACAAAAATTCTTccttttttcaatttgacattttaaaagaaatatttgtatttaggagtacaaaacattcattaaaagtaaaatcggtttgtaggatgagaactaaggCTCAAAAACCTCCcacccaaagtaaaagaatttagtttttcatcctatatttcattattaatcTCGCCCCTAAATCGTCAATATTTTAAAGGCTGCCAGTTGCATGAAGGTGTTCAACATAAAATGAAAGGAATAGTGTCTTGAGTACTTTTCGTGGTCAGTCTGGTACAATGTCCCCTCTGATCCTATgccatgtgtgtatgtagaaTGTATAATACAAGTCAATTTGTCTTAATCAGCTTCCAAAACCGTGTACCTGGTCCAATCACCATACATCAACACAGCACATGGGTTATATGTGTCCATGggccacatacatacatacatacatacatacatacatacatacatacatacatacatacatacggaaggtaaaaatgaaatgaatactGTTTTTCATTAGAACATTTCGAGGTTAGTGACTGCTACAATGCCCTATGCCCCTATTGAATAGTTTACATAGGTGATCGCACTCACACACAAAGGTTGTTTCATAATCGTTGACAGTCTTGGTACATACTCAAGACAAAATACCTTGTACACTTCGTTTCAGTTTACTGATTTTTAACAAAGTTTCTGCGATTGCAACTATCAATCTTGTGGACTTTGATTATCAAAAGCAGAAAAAACAGGCTGT
It includes:
- the LOC144446018 gene encoding monocarboxylate transporter 12-like; this translates as MKSNERKTKAQYGSIYCWLVVLGCHVCCMFTFGTYQAIGPVIVKLQTYFNTGSAHTSWIVAILLCLELGFGPIANISVKKIGYRGTVILGGLVSSIGFLLTAFAPSLEFIYFSFGGLVGCGYGLILSPQLGIIAVYMKKRYATANALAVSGSGTGSFIFGPLWQLLIDMYGWRGSFIVFAAVNANLCVCGAFFRPLDIQTDKRSFEMTVHQSVDENLPDATSTETQNNSDDETSALRKVIEVCDCGLFSRYPTFTLITVAYLLGIGVAFIGAPAHMIARAKSQSLASAGEIALILSVMGALGLMGRLVPPVVLHLFGPSLTSLRLCGMAFAFTGITHLLSPLADSYVTYCTYAALIGLFSGTFFTSFSNAVKDVVGSSNLTAGMALATPVASVGALIGPPISGWIYDSTNDYNNSFYFYGSCSAVTGLTVLLLESPLQRCKVKTGSGSEGNVETEDGCVNPVAVRIEEI